The Flavobacteriales bacterium genome has a window encoding:
- a CDS encoding lysophospholipase, producing the protein MDFVNQNFQAKDGVNLVTYFWECEQPKGVVHIVHGMSEHAARYNDFALFLNEHGYLVYASDLRGHGKTAGSLDKVGNFAMQDGWNKVVGDVIDLSKELDLKYPNLPLYILGHSMGSFISRNIAILCPPEIDGYIFSATAGHPGLKGWFGKHVSNLNLKLMGKKNNTPFMDFLMFWDYNLKYENKRTKKDWLSKDEAIVDAYMADPFCMQVFTSQFFNDLLKGVFYINETYHIRKMEKEKPILLFAGDMDPVGDYGKGPQEVYNKFKKSGIKDVTLKMYASGRHEMLNETNRAEVYEMVLNWLNEKTK; encoded by the coding sequence ATGGACTTTGTAAATCAAAATTTTCAGGCAAAGGATGGGGTCAATCTTGTGACTTATTTTTGGGAATGTGAACAGCCCAAAGGGGTGGTGCATATTGTTCATGGAATGAGTGAGCATGCAGCACGTTACAACGATTTCGCATTGTTTCTAAATGAACATGGTTATTTAGTGTATGCAAGCGATCTAAGAGGACATGGGAAAACAGCAGGAAGTTTAGACAAAGTAGGTAATTTTGCTATGCAAGATGGTTGGAATAAAGTGGTAGGAGATGTGATCGATTTAAGTAAAGAATTAGATTTAAAATACCCTAATTTACCCCTGTATATTTTAGGGCATAGTATGGGGTCTTTTATTTCCCGTAATATAGCAATTTTATGTCCTCCAGAAATTGATGGGTATATTTTTTCAGCAACAGCAGGACACCCTGGATTGAAAGGTTGGTTTGGTAAACATGTTTCCAATTTAAACCTAAAGTTGATGGGGAAAAAAAATAACACTCCCTTTATGGATTTTTTAATGTTTTGGGATTATAACTTAAAATACGAAAACAAGAGAACAAAGAAAGACTGGCTTTCTAAAGATGAGGCTATAGTTGATGCATATATGGCAGATCCATTTTGTATGCAAGTTTTTACCTCTCAATTTTTCAATGATTTATTAAAAGGTGTATTCTATATTAACGAAACCTATCATATTCGTAAAATGGAGAAAGAAAAGCCAATACTACTGTTTGCTGGAGATATGGACCCTGTTGGAGATTATGGAAAAGGACCACAAGAAGTTTACAATAAGTTTAAAAAATCTGGTATAAAAGATGTTACCTTAAAAATGTATGCGTCAGGTCGCCATGAAATGCTCAATGAAACCAACAGAGCTGAAGTATACGAAATGGTCTTAAATTGGTTAAATGAAAAAACGAAGTAA
- a CDS encoding DnaJ domain-containing protein — MRNIYLKILELPEHATRAEIKKAYRKKAFQYHPDRNNTPRAEEMFILVNQAYINLSEEIEPEKIKEDAAEFYRKYNKNFTKEELENYLKKVQKAKEYKERKEANILKISLQELKTSFILKLSNTIAIISITFAILLVLDFYILNPNQEFGIAKRFEEAYHGQMINLKLNNNDFIKISTSLDDPNFDVIRANYLVELFQTPIFNQFASLRVFGHRKTPPMVNYSSFYSIIFVLLSLFLLPIFNFISKGPNSFYIIFVHVSLGFPFIGWLICLSF; from the coding sequence TTGAGAAATATCTATTTAAAAATATTAGAGTTACCTGAACACGCCACCAGAGCTGAAATAAAAAAAGCATACCGAAAAAAAGCTTTTCAATATCATCCAGACAGAAACAATACTCCTAGGGCAGAAGAAATGTTTATACTTGTTAATCAAGCCTATATTAATTTATCTGAAGAAATCGAACCAGAAAAAATTAAAGAAGATGCTGCCGAATTCTATAGAAAATACAATAAAAACTTCACAAAAGAAGAGCTTGAAAACTATCTAAAAAAAGTACAAAAAGCTAAAGAATATAAAGAGAGAAAAGAAGCTAATATTTTAAAGATTAGTCTTCAAGAATTAAAAACATCTTTTATTTTAAAACTCTCTAACACTATCGCTATTATAAGTATTACTTTTGCTATTTTGTTGGTCCTTGATTTTTATATTTTGAACCCCAATCAAGAGTTTGGTATTGCCAAAAGATTTGAAGAGGCTTATCATGGTCAAATGATTAATTTAAAGCTAAATAACAATGATTTTATAAAAATCAGCACCTCTTTAGATGATCCTAATTTTGATGTTATTCGAGCAAACTATTTGGTTGAGCTTTTTCAGACTCCAATATTCAATCAATTTGCTAGTTTAAGAGTATTTGGACATCGTAAAACACCACCAATGGTGAACTACTCTTCTTTTTACAGTATTATTTTTGTATTGCTTTCCTTATTCCTCCTTCCAATATTTAATTTTATTTCAAAAGGGCCCAACAGTTTTTATATTATTTTTGTACATGTTAGCTTAGGTTTTCCTTTTATAGGGTGGCTTATTTGCTTATCTTTTTAA
- a CDS encoding peptidylprolyl isomerase, with product MKLFIYAFFLIFLWACSSNSNTETPTKTLPKKLISRVVDSAAIRDSIEVARQIAFQKTLITEENVTERLTKFGQENPETKIKIKTKYGSIKLRLYEDTPLHRANFIMLIKKGYFDSTLFYRVIENFMIQGGNSDSDNIGERMRNIGLYHVPEEIRPHHIHKRGAIAMAVQDQSDRAEELRHKNSSAYNFYIIQKGPLSNAYMEKLEKRYKMTIPAKNRAIYRKYGGNPHLDNQYTVFGEVYSGFNTLDKISKVLVDHYDRPKKDIFLTIEIIE from the coding sequence ATGAAACTATTTATTTACGCATTTTTTCTCATATTCCTTTGGGCTTGTTCAAGTAATTCAAACACAGAAACTCCCACAAAAACACTTCCTAAAAAATTAATTTCAAGAGTTGTTGATAGCGCTGCTATACGCGATTCGATTGAAGTGGCTCGACAAATTGCTTTTCAAAAAACGTTGATAACGGAAGAAAACGTGACCGAAAGACTTACTAAATTTGGACAAGAAAACCCTGAAACGAAAATTAAAATTAAAACCAAATATGGTTCGATTAAATTGAGACTCTATGAAGACACTCCACTTCATCGTGCTAATTTTATCATGTTGATCAAAAAAGGCTACTTTGATTCTACGCTTTTTTACAGAGTAATTGAGAACTTTATGATTCAAGGGGGAAACTCTGATTCTGATAACATTGGTGAAAGAATGCGAAATATTGGCTTGTATCATGTTCCCGAAGAAATCAGGCCTCATCACATTCACAAAAGAGGAGCTATTGCCATGGCCGTTCAAGACCAGTCTGATAGAGCTGAAGAGTTGCGCCATAAAAATTCAAGTGCATATAACTTTTATATCATTCAAAAAGGGCCTCTATCAAATGCATATATGGAAAAGCTAGAGAAACGATACAAAATGACTATTCCAGCTAAAAACAGAGCTATTTATAGAAAGTATGGGGGGAACCCTCATTTAGACAATCAATATACCGTTTTTGGAGAAGTCTACAGTGGGTTTAATACACTTGATAAAATTTCAAAAGTATTAGTAGACCATTATGACCGACCTAAAAAAGACATTTTTCTAACTATTGAAATAATAGAGTAA
- a CDS encoding SPOR domain-containing protein, producing MEQILHQILSNASTVILPHFGAIIKLGESYQFNEFLKYNDGKLIAAVETAKGVSTEEATAIVSDYIRSIKEALHADKDFNIGAIGIFSKKADKVIIKKGTAAETSAKTESTKATEKKAPNKPAPSTTSVAPKKEIKDTPPVKKETPKVELSKTTTKKTEPKLTSEELPKAYTSTNLVVDKAIEKINTLTTAQEITAFVKGEKREQVLTVATEKKKALTAPKVTAPITPKTEKKAEVPPVESEKPKTVPPTTTTSTPKEASKETKPVPPVTATKAPKETSKTPVAAPVTETESKEKKTPKAEPTTTAAAPAPTTKNDAKDDDVKEALKAGAIVIEKEVKKRKRNRLILWVAILLLLIGSSIIGYLKKNELLALINKTELAEHKDSAHPEHGDDHSEEQHATANSEQEHSEANAHDDEHQETTQHEDEHNAAAETETDAEETSEAHEDAVVEETPEETVEEEVTVEEEEETIEEEPEVIEEVKPVAKGKYNIVVGSFSEENNANKLVKKLNAEGYSNAKVLGKYGGLHAVSIDNFESRSDAKSALSDIKSKGYSGWIKKI from the coding sequence ATGGAACAAATTTTACATCAAATTCTTTCTAACGCCAGTACTGTTATTCTACCACATTTTGGAGCGATAATAAAATTAGGGGAAAGCTATCAATTTAATGAGTTCTTAAAATATAATGACGGGAAGTTAATTGCAGCTGTAGAAACTGCTAAAGGGGTTTCAACTGAAGAAGCTACAGCAATTGTTTCTGATTATATTCGCTCTATAAAAGAAGCTTTACACGCAGATAAAGACTTTAATATTGGGGCAATTGGGATTTTTTCTAAAAAAGCAGATAAAGTAATTATCAAAAAAGGAACGGCCGCTGAAACATCGGCTAAAACTGAATCGACTAAAGCAACAGAAAAGAAAGCTCCCAACAAACCAGCTCCGTCAACCACTTCAGTTGCACCTAAAAAAGAAATCAAGGATACTCCTCCTGTAAAAAAAGAAACTCCAAAAGTTGAACTTTCTAAAACTACAACTAAAAAGACTGAACCAAAGTTAACTTCTGAAGAATTACCTAAAGCCTACACTTCAACCAACTTAGTTGTAGATAAAGCCATTGAAAAAATTAATACGTTAACTACAGCGCAAGAAATTACAGCTTTTGTTAAAGGTGAAAAAAGAGAACAAGTTTTAACAGTCGCTACTGAAAAGAAGAAAGCTTTAACAGCTCCCAAAGTAACTGCTCCTATTACTCCAAAGACTGAAAAGAAAGCAGAAGTTCCGCCTGTTGAATCGGAAAAACCTAAAACAGTTCCCCCAACAACAACGACCTCAACACCGAAAGAAGCGTCCAAAGAAACTAAACCTGTCCCCCCTGTAACGGCAACCAAGGCACCAAAAGAAACGTCAAAAACACCAGTTGCTGCACCTGTAACTGAAACTGAGTCTAAAGAGAAGAAAACTCCTAAAGCTGAGCCTACAACTACAGCAGCTGCCCCTGCTCCAACAACCAAAAACGATGCAAAAGATGACGACGTTAAAGAAGCGTTAAAAGCAGGAGCTATTGTGATTGAAAAGGAAGTTAAAAAACGAAAAAGAAACCGTTTAATCCTTTGGGTTGCCATTCTCTTACTGTTAATAGGCTCTTCAATTATTGGGTATTTAAAGAAAAACGAACTACTTGCTTTGATCAATAAGACAGAGCTTGCTGAACACAAAGATTCTGCACATCCTGAACATGGTGATGATCATAGCGAGGAACAACATGCTACTGCTAATTCAGAACAAGAACACTCTGAAGCAAATGCACATGATGATGAGCACCAAGAAACTACTCAACACGAAGATGAACATAATGCAGCAGCAGAAACTGAGACTGATGCTGAAGAAACAAGCGAAGCTCATGAAGATGCTGTTGTAGAAGAAACTCCTGAAGAAACTGTTGAAGAAGAAGTTACTGTTGAAGAAGAGGAAGAAACAATTGAAGAAGAGCCTGAAGTTATTGAAGAGGTAAAACCTGTAGCTAAAGGAAAATACAATATTGTAGTTGGCTCTTTTTCAGAGGAAAACAATGCCAACAAATTAGTTAAAAAATTAAATGCAGAGGGTTATAGCAATGCTAAAGTATTGGGAAAATATGGAGGCTTACATGCCGTTAGTATCGATAACTTTGAATCGAGAAGCGATGCTAAATCTGCTTTATCTGATATCAAATCGAAAGGATATAGTGGCTGGATTAAAAAGATTTAA
- a CDS encoding FAD-binding oxidoreductase — translation MQHSYWEIKQFFDAVDYTVVGSGIVGINTALRLRVRFPKAKILILEKGYLPAGASSKNAGFACFGSPSEILDDLQHSTEEDVFQLVELRKKGLDRLLLTCGSAAIDYQMNGSYEIFTEKEHQLLEKCLDHLSYLNQLLYPIFGTDTYIPSPEAIQQFGFDGVQQLIKNQFEGQIDTGKMFTHLIQIARAKDIKILNGVGVTGYEENGNNCTIQLENGYTFTSQKLLIATNGFAQHLLPDLEVSPARAQVLITTPIKNLKIKGTFHLEKGYYYFRNIDNRILLGGGRNLAFKEETTTELKTTAVIQDRLEYLLKELILPQQDFTIAHRWSGIMGVGNSNKRPIIQQLSNSVFCGVRMGGMGVAIGALIGEDLADLIEL, via the coding sequence ATGCAACACAGCTACTGGGAAATAAAACAGTTCTTTGATGCTGTAGATTATACAGTAGTTGGAAGTGGAATAGTTGGAATTAATACAGCCCTAAGATTAAGAGTTCGTTTTCCAAAAGCAAAGATTCTTATCCTTGAAAAGGGGTATCTCCCTGCTGGTGCAAGCAGTAAAAATGCTGGTTTTGCTTGTTTTGGTAGTCCTTCTGAAATTTTAGATGATTTACAACATAGTACAGAAGAAGATGTCTTTCAATTAGTAGAATTACGAAAGAAAGGACTTGATCGACTACTGTTAACCTGTGGAAGCGCAGCAATAGACTATCAAATGAATGGTAGCTATGAAATTTTCACTGAAAAAGAGCACCAACTATTAGAAAAATGTTTGGATCATTTGAGTTATTTAAACCAACTACTCTACCCTATTTTCGGAACTGATACATATATCCCCAGTCCAGAAGCTATTCAACAATTTGGATTTGATGGAGTTCAACAGTTAATTAAGAATCAATTTGAGGGGCAAATAGATACAGGAAAAATGTTTACGCATTTAATTCAAATAGCTAGAGCTAAAGACATCAAGATCCTCAATGGCGTTGGCGTAACTGGCTATGAAGAAAATGGGAATAATTGTACCATACAACTTGAAAACGGCTATACATTCACCTCTCAAAAACTGTTGATCGCTACCAACGGATTTGCTCAACACTTACTTCCTGATTTGGAGGTATCCCCTGCCCGTGCTCAGGTATTAATTACTACCCCTATTAAGAACCTTAAGATTAAAGGAACTTTTCACTTAGAAAAAGGTTATTATTATTTCAGAAACATAGACAATCGAATATTGTTAGGAGGCGGAAGAAACTTAGCTTTTAAAGAAGAAACTACAACCGAACTAAAAACTACAGCTGTCATTCAGGACCGACTAGAATACCTTTTAAAAGAACTAATTTTGCCTCAGCAAGACTTTACTATAGCACATCGCTGGTCTGGGATTATGGGGGTAGGAAATTCTAATAAACGACCAATTATCCAACAATTATCTAATTCTGTATTTTGTGGGGTTAGAATGGGTGGTATGGGCGTTGCAATTGGCGCTTTAATTGGCGAAGACTTAGCTGATTTAATTGAATTATAA
- a CDS encoding AraC family transcriptional regulator — protein sequence MSYPKSYNAPHKHDFYFMLFLFEGESTQQIDFDQFTLHSNQIMFMYPGQVHAYQYQKHVEGYTLYFTGDFINNSNSCIYTLHQFFFNQPQVINIKKSDQQVLRTLLKQLLQEFSEHNLNKREALKAYTELLLTTFLRIVSYNVSFSEITSNKDFFKLLKLIDQYANTALKMHTIEKEVGISQKQLNLLTKQYFGKTFFQVLNEKKVLEIKKQLSTTTLAIKEIAYSNGFSDTSHLNHFFKKKVGVTPIQFRTLYVNKRNCFKG from the coding sequence TTGAGCTATCCTAAAAGCTATAATGCTCCTCATAAACATGATTTCTACTTTATGCTTTTTCTTTTTGAAGGCGAAAGTACTCAGCAAATTGATTTCGATCAATTTACTTTACACAGTAATCAAATAATGTTCATGTACCCTGGTCAAGTACATGCTTATCAATACCAAAAACATGTAGAGGGATACACGCTATATTTTACAGGAGACTTCATTAATAACAGTAACAGCTGTATCTATACTTTACATCAGTTCTTTTTTAATCAACCACAAGTTATCAATATTAAAAAATCAGATCAGCAAGTATTACGCACGCTTTTAAAACAACTTCTTCAAGAATTTTCAGAGCATAATTTAAATAAAAGGGAAGCGCTTAAAGCCTATACAGAACTTTTACTAACCACCTTTTTAAGAATAGTTTCTTATAATGTTAGTTTTTCAGAAATAACTTCCAATAAAGATTTTTTTAAACTGCTAAAACTCATTGATCAATACGCCAATACTGCTTTAAAAATGCATACCATTGAAAAAGAAGTTGGAATATCTCAGAAACAACTAAATTTACTTACCAAACAATATTTTGGTAAAACATTCTTCCAAGTGCTCAATGAAAAAAAAGTGCTAGAAATAAAAAAACAACTTTCAACGACTACATTAGCAATTAAAGAAATTGCTTATTCAAATGGCTTCTCTGACACCTCTCATTTGAATCACTTTTTTAAAAAGAAAGTGGGAGTTACTCCAATTCAATTTAGAACACTTTATGTCAATAAAAGAAATTGTTTTAAAGGCTAA
- a CDS encoding M43 family zinc metalloprotease, which translates to MKSLVLLLLTMFLLVENLAQNHQCGTDEMHQELYHQYPGIHQKIINTHQELEQFTQQFIQQAQSHQHNKSGILYTIPVVFHIIHNYGDEYVSNAQVLDGLRVLNEGFQMRNPDTALLISPFKEIAVDCQIAFKLAQLDPDGNCTNGITRNVDSSTYSGFHNVKDIVHWDPAKYLNIYITAEAASLAGHALVPSAADTIPEWDGIVLQHSYLGDIGTGNTLRSRVIVHEVGHYLNLQHVWGGNNVPNYPYLPVGDAGNCAFDDGVTDTPNTIGNSGQNLNTSTCGSLDNMQNFMEYTYLNSMFTEGQKLRMHAALNSTVAHRNNLWSPSNLIATGIDGNTTICSVDIDANQRQFCAGETVSFTAVAPDNISAYTWSFEGGIPNTSNDSVVEVNYTTPGRYEVKLVVDNGTHSDSIVKTNFIEVFASPGERNALVEGFEWENEIEGSHWFTDPVDDSWEISTSVGKNSNRSVMLSNIDDVSGRKSNFYSKPIDLTHANDLVLSFDYAFAKTDATNTDKMRVYISKNCGVNWVARKTISSANIATVPAVVPTEFIPTENDWENVIINNITSTYYTGEFMVKFEFTAGGGNDVYIDNINLYDPAQVGLEEQINFSMNIYPNPTHGQIQIDFNRIQHHPKVEIYEVSGKKVFNQSFQGDYSHLTIAIASLAKGMYFLQINGVKELLVVE; encoded by the coding sequence ATGAAAAGTCTGGTATTATTGCTGTTGACGATGTTCTTATTGGTAGAAAATTTAGCTCAAAACCATCAATGTGGAACAGATGAAATGCATCAAGAATTGTATCATCAATATCCAGGAATACATCAAAAAATAATCAACACACATCAAGAACTAGAACAGTTTACCCAGCAATTTATCCAACAAGCACAAAGTCATCAGCACAACAAAAGTGGAATTTTATACACAATACCTGTTGTTTTTCATATTATACATAATTATGGAGATGAGTATGTTTCAAATGCTCAGGTGTTAGATGGTTTAAGAGTATTAAATGAAGGGTTTCAAATGAGAAATCCAGATACTGCGTTATTGATTTCTCCCTTTAAGGAAATTGCTGTTGATTGTCAAATTGCTTTTAAGTTGGCACAATTAGATCCTGATGGGAATTGTACGAATGGAATAACTCGAAATGTAGATTCTAGCACTTATTCGGGATTTCATAACGTTAAAGACATTGTGCATTGGGATCCTGCCAAGTATTTGAACATATATATCACCGCTGAAGCTGCTAGTTTAGCAGGTCATGCTTTAGTCCCGTCTGCAGCTGATACAATTCCAGAATGGGATGGGATAGTTTTACAACATTCCTATTTGGGGGATATTGGTACAGGAAATACTCTACGTTCTAGGGTGATTGTTCATGAAGTAGGACATTATTTAAACTTACAACATGTTTGGGGAGGAAATAATGTTCCTAATTATCCTTATTTACCTGTTGGTGACGCTGGAAATTGCGCTTTTGATGATGGAGTAACTGATACTCCAAATACCATAGGGAATTCTGGACAAAACCTTAATACTTCTACCTGTGGATCGTTAGATAATATGCAGAACTTTATGGAGTACACTTATTTGAATAGTATGTTTACAGAAGGACAAAAATTAAGAATGCATGCAGCATTGAACTCTACTGTAGCTCATAGAAATAACCTTTGGTCTCCCAGTAATTTAATCGCCACTGGAATAGATGGTAATACGACTATTTGTAGTGTTGATATAGATGCTAATCAACGTCAGTTTTGTGCAGGAGAAACAGTCTCTTTTACAGCTGTAGCTCCAGATAATATTAGCGCTTATACATGGTCTTTTGAAGGAGGAATTCCCAATACCTCTAATGATTCTGTTGTGGAGGTCAATTACACCACCCCTGGTAGATATGAAGTTAAGTTGGTCGTGGACAATGGAACCCATAGCGATAGTATCGTTAAAACGAATTTTATTGAGGTTTTTGCTTCGCCAGGGGAACGAAATGCATTGGTAGAAGGATTTGAATGGGAAAATGAAATTGAGGGGTCACATTGGTTTACAGATCCTGTTGATGATTCTTGGGAGATAAGCACATCTGTTGGGAAAAATAGTAATAGAAGTGTAATGCTCTCCAATATAGATGACGTTTCTGGTCGTAAGTCCAACTTCTATTCCAAACCAATTGACCTAACACATGCCAATGATTTGGTTTTAAGCTTTGATTATGCTTTTGCTAAAACTGATGCTACTAATACGGATAAAATGAGGGTTTATATTAGTAAGAATTGTGGTGTAAATTGGGTGGCTCGAAAAACAATCTCCTCAGCTAATATAGCAACAGTACCAGCTGTAGTGCCTACGGAATTTATACCTACAGAAAACGACTGGGAAAATGTAATCATCAACAATATTACATCGACCTATTATACTGGGGAATTTATGGTAAAGTTTGAGTTTACAGCTGGGGGAGGAAATGATGTTTATATAGATAATATCAACCTTTATGATCCAGCTCAAGTAGGACTTGAAGAGCAAATAAACTTTTCGATGAATATTTATCCTAACCCAACTCATGGGCAGATACAGATCGATTTTAATCGTATTCAACATCATCCCAAAGTTGAAATTTATGAAGTATCGGGTAAAAAGGTTTTTAACCAAAGTTTTCAAGGAGATTACAGCCATTTAACTATAGCTATAGCTTCTTTAGCTAAAGGGATGTATTTTCTTCAAATAAATGGGGTAAAAGAGCTGTTGGTAGTAGAGTAA
- a CDS encoding acyl-CoA carboxylase subunit beta: protein MSESTKKQNLKFNKNEDEMKLKVSSLRRKMSKIALGGGEKKIEKHHAKGKMTARERIDALLDDDAERIEIGGFAGYGMYKEYGGCPSAGVVVVMGYVSGKQCIVVANDATVKAGAWFPITGKKNLRAQEIAIENKLPIIYLVDSAGVFLPMQDEIFPDKENFGRIFRNNAVMSSLGITQIAAVMGSCVAGGAYLPIMSDESLIVDKTGSIFLAGSYLVKAAIGENIDNETLGGATTHTEISGVCDYKSPDDATCLKTIRDIMDKVGSTEKAGFDRKKAVKPKLDEQEIYGIFPEDRNTPYKTLSIIERLVDNSEFTEYKEGYGQTIICGYARIDGWAVGIVANNREVIKSKKGEVQFGGVIYSDSADKAARFIMNCNQKKIPLVFLQDVSGFMVGSRSEHGGIIKDGAKLVNAMSNSVVPKFTVILGNSYGAGNYAMCGKAYDPRLIVGWPTAQVAVMGGAQAAKVLLQIEVASKKAKGEELSEKEEAELFNKVKAKYDEQTTPLYAASRIWLDDIIDPLDTRKWVSMGIEAANNAPIEKPYNVGVIQT, encoded by the coding sequence ATGTCTGAATCTACTAAAAAACAAAACTTAAAATTCAATAAAAATGAAGATGAGATGAAGCTAAAAGTTTCATCTTTGAGACGAAAAATGTCTAAAATAGCTTTAGGAGGAGGGGAAAAGAAAATTGAGAAACACCACGCTAAAGGAAAGATGACTGCTCGTGAACGTATCGATGCTTTATTAGATGACGATGCAGAGCGTATTGAAATTGGAGGTTTTGCAGGTTATGGGATGTATAAAGAATATGGGGGATGCCCATCTGCAGGTGTTGTTGTTGTTATGGGGTATGTTTCTGGAAAACAATGTATCGTTGTAGCCAACGATGCTACAGTAAAAGCTGGTGCTTGGTTTCCGATTACAGGAAAGAAGAATTTAAGAGCTCAAGAAATTGCCATTGAAAACAAGCTTCCTATCATCTACCTAGTTGATAGTGCTGGCGTATTTTTGCCGATGCAAGATGAAATTTTTCCTGACAAAGAAAATTTTGGAAGAATCTTTAGAAATAATGCCGTAATGAGTAGTCTTGGTATTACTCAAATAGCTGCTGTAATGGGAAGCTGCGTTGCTGGTGGAGCTTATTTACCTATTATGAGTGATGAATCTCTTATTGTTGATAAAACAGGAAGTATTTTCTTAGCTGGTTCTTACCTTGTAAAAGCCGCAATCGGTGAAAATATCGATAATGAAACTTTAGGAGGAGCGACAACACATACAGAAATTAGTGGTGTTTGTGATTATAAGAGTCCTGATGATGCTACTTGCTTAAAAACCATTAGAGACATTATGGACAAAGTTGGTTCTACAGAAAAGGCTGGTTTTGACCGTAAAAAGGCTGTAAAACCAAAATTAGATGAGCAAGAGATCTACGGTATTTTTCCAGAAGATCGTAACACACCTTATAAAACGCTCTCTATCATTGAACGTTTGGTTGATAATTCTGAATTTACAGAATATAAAGAAGGCTATGGACAAACAATTATTTGTGGTTATGCCAGAATTGATGGTTGGGCTGTAGGAATTGTTGCTAACAACCGTGAAGTCATTAAAAGTAAAAAAGGAGAAGTTCAATTTGGAGGTGTTATCTATAGCGATAGTGCTGATAAAGCTGCTCGTTTTATTATGAACTGTAACCAAAAGAAAATTCCTCTAGTCTTTTTACAAGATGTAAGTGGATTTATGGTGGGTTCTCGTTCTGAACATGGTGGAATTATTAAAGATGGAGCTAAACTTGTTAATGCAATGTCTAACTCTGTTGTTCCTAAATTTACGGTTATTTTAGGAAATTCTTATGGAGCAGGAAACTATGCAATGTGTGGAAAAGCTTATGATCCTCGTTTGATTGTTGGATGGCCAACAGCTCAAGTCGCTGTAATGGGTGGAGCACAAGCTGCTAAAGTTTTACTACAGATAGAAGTAGCTAGTAAAAAAGCCAAAGGTGAAGAATTATCTGAAAAGGAAGAGGCTGAGTTGTTCAATAAAGTGAAAGCTAAATACGACGAACAAACAACGCCTCTATATGCAGCTTCTAGAATTTGGTTAGATGATATTATCGACCCACTTGATACACGTAAATGGGTGTCAATGGGAATAGAAGCAGCCAACAACGCTCCTATTGAAAAGCCATACAATGTTGGGGTTATTCAAACTTGA
- a CDS encoding YwbE family protein, with amino-acid sequence MKSNEQDGTIRANIKIGYVVEIVQKQHQRSGELTEGIVEKLLTKSPKHTRGIKVRLETGEVGRVQTVIDNEIYE; translated from the coding sequence ATGAAATCAAACGAACAAGACGGAACAATTAGAGCTAATATAAAAATAGGTTATGTTGTTGAAATTGTCCAAAAACAACACCAACGTTCAGGAGAATTAACAGAGGGGATTGTAGAAAAGCTTTTAACCAAATCACCGAAGCATACAAGAGGAATAAAAGTCCGTTTAGAAACAGGAGAAGTGGGACGTGTTCAAACTGTAATAGATAACGAAATTTATGAGTAG
- a CDS encoding DUF1361 domain-containing protein — MKNLQANLSDYKVHVLLALMTGFCLLLSILRVYLSGSFYFLFLVWNLFLAAVPYSITLLISSQSKSRVQLFKIIGVSIIWLLFFPNAPYILTDLFHLRLITDFPKWFDLILIISYAWTGLLLGFLSLLKIEDLYRSYLSNKQIGIFSSLILFVASFGIYLGRYLRWNSWDVLNNPQGLLYDISNRFIHPFDHPRTWGMTLLFGVLLNMIYWTIKLLRKDKQSSSVAREEYFII, encoded by the coding sequence ATGAAAAATTTACAAGCTAATTTATCCGATTATAAAGTACATGTTCTTTTAGCACTTATGACAGGTTTCTGTCTGCTACTTTCCATACTTAGAGTTTACCTTTCTGGCTCATTTTATTTCCTGTTTTTAGTTTGGAACTTGTTTTTAGCAGCAGTACCGTATAGCATCACTTTATTGATCTCTTCTCAATCAAAAAGTCGTGTGCAATTGTTTAAGATTATAGGAGTATCCATCATTTGGCTACTCTTTTTTCCCAATGCTCCATATATTCTTACCGATTTATTTCATTTAAGACTGATTACTGATTTCCCAAAGTGGTTTGATTTAATTTTAATTATTTCCTATGCATGGACAGGGTTACTGTTGGGTTTTTTAAGTCTATTAAAAATTGAAGATTTGTATCGAAGTTATTTATCGAATAAACAAATCGGAATTTTTAGCTCATTAATTTTATTCGTCGCTTCATTTGGAATTTATTTGGGGCGTTATTTACGTTGGAACAGTTGGGATGTACTCAATAATCCCCAAGGTTTACTCTATGATATCTCCAATCGTTTTATACATCCATTTGACCATCCTAGAACATGGGGCATGACCTTGTTGTTTGGAGTGTTACTCAATATGATATATTGGACGATTAAACTGTTAAGGAAAGACAAACAAAGTTCGTCTGTTGCCAGAGAAGAATACTTCATCATCTAA